In Geotalea uraniireducens, one genomic interval encodes:
- a CDS encoding iron-sulfur cluster-binding oxidoreductase translates to MTQMGCGCPGSMARVIEREETTTDQTARAPSELRQWPVQLQLVPPTAPYFRNAEILIAADCVGFALGSFHQALLKGKALAIACPKLDETGSYVEKLATIFRDNEVKSVTVAIMEVPCCRGLDIMVKQALAQAGKPIPLETVVIGIDGERRN, encoded by the coding sequence ATGACACAGATGGGTTGTGGCTGCCCCGGCAGCATGGCACGGGTTATCGAACGGGAAGAAACGACGACCGATCAGACGGCACGGGCACCTTCCGAACTTCGCCAGTGGCCGGTCCAGTTGCAGCTGGTACCGCCGACCGCCCCCTATTTCCGCAACGCCGAGATCCTCATCGCCGCGGACTGCGTCGGCTTCGCCCTCGGCTCGTTCCACCAGGCCCTGCTGAAAGGAAAGGCGCTGGCGATCGCCTGCCCGAAACTGGACGAGACCGGCAGCTATGTGGAAAAACTGGCGACCATCTTCCGCGACAACGAGGTGAAAAGCGTCACCGTAGCAATCATGGAAGTACCCTGCTGCCGCGGGCTCGACATCATGGTAAAGCAGGCGCTGGCCCAGGCCGGCAAGCCGATCCCCCTGGAAACGGTGGTCATCGGCATCGACGGCGAAAGGAGGAACTGA
- a CDS encoding chemotaxis protein CheW: MSTLPAYPTGKPGSDKPLQLVGFRVGREEYGFEILKVQEIIRMTPVTTVPSTPPDVEGIINLRGRIVPIIDFRKRFNIADECPTDDAERVIVVAITPRMTVGIIVDSLSQVMKVPPESLSPAPPASSGYDGEAIRGVASMGDRLVIALDVDKMFSAEEMSELADAASG, translated from the coding sequence ATGTCGACATTGCCGGCATACCCGACGGGAAAACCGGGCAGTGACAAACCTCTGCAGCTGGTCGGCTTCCGGGTCGGACGCGAGGAATACGGCTTCGAGATTCTCAAGGTGCAGGAAATCATCCGGATGACCCCGGTCACCACCGTCCCCAGCACGCCGCCGGACGTTGAAGGAATCATCAACCTGCGCGGCAGGATCGTGCCGATCATCGATTTCCGCAAACGGTTCAACATTGCCGACGAATGCCCGACCGACGACGCGGAGCGGGTGATCGTCGTGGCCATCACTCCCAGGATGACCGTCGGCATCATCGTCGACAGCCTGAGCCAGGTGATGAAGGTGCCGCCGGAGTCGCTGTCGCCGGCACCGCCGGCCTCATCGGGGTATGACGGCGAGGCCATCCGCGGCGTGGCCTCGATGGGCGACCGGCTGGTCATCGCCCTCGACGTGGACAAGATGTTCTCCGCCGAGGAGATGAGTGAACTGGCCGACGCCGCGTCGGGCTAG
- a CDS encoding methyl viologen-reducing hydrogenase translates to MSTVPINLEWLSDCSGCHVAIVDLHEKILAVLESVTIQRCPVLTDVKDYPKAAIGIVSGAIRSEHDRHAAEEMRKSCDLIIAWGSCAVYGGIAGAGNVHSREEIIDAVYTRNKTTGTQAPPSREVSALEPAVSPLDSVIAVDLYLPGCAPHPGFVFDALLALLEGRSPRIATGESVCARCRRQMEKTEVERIRKNAEGVPDPERCFLSQGYLCMGSVTLDRCMAPCPLNGIPCSGCAGATRQVLTEPNRDIRTEIAERMSRLTAIPREAIIREIERTAKTHYSYTMATPMIGEKPTFLIRKWTDEERDDYEQDHHH, encoded by the coding sequence GTGAGCACCGTCCCGATCAACCTCGAATGGCTGAGCGACTGCTCGGGTTGCCACGTGGCCATCGTCGACCTGCACGAAAAGATCCTCGCGGTCCTCGAATCGGTCACCATCCAGCGCTGCCCGGTGCTGACCGACGTCAAGGACTACCCGAAGGCCGCCATCGGCATCGTCTCCGGCGCCATCCGTTCCGAACACGACCGGCACGCGGCCGAGGAGATGCGCAAGAGCTGCGACCTGATCATCGCCTGGGGCTCCTGCGCGGTCTACGGCGGGATTGCCGGCGCCGGCAACGTCCACTCCCGCGAGGAGATCATCGACGCGGTCTATACCCGTAACAAGACCACCGGCACCCAGGCGCCGCCGTCCCGGGAGGTCTCGGCCCTGGAGCCGGCCGTCTCGCCGCTCGACAGCGTCATCGCCGTCGACCTCTACCTCCCCGGCTGCGCCCCCCATCCCGGCTTCGTTTTCGATGCCCTGCTGGCCCTGCTGGAGGGACGCTCGCCGCGGATCGCCACCGGCGAGTCGGTCTGCGCCCGCTGCCGGCGGCAGATGGAGAAGACCGAGGTGGAGCGGATCCGGAAGAATGCCGAAGGGGTCCCCGATCCGGAGCGCTGCTTCCTCAGCCAGGGGTATCTCTGCATGGGGTCGGTGACCCTCGATCGCTGCATGGCCCCCTGCCCGCTGAACGGCATCCCCTGCAGCGGCTGCGCCGGCGCCACCCGGCAGGTGCTGACCGAGCCGAACCGCGACATCCGCACCGAAATCGCCGAGCGGATGTCCCGCCTGACCGCGATTCCCCGGGAGGCGATTATCCGGGAGATCGAACGGACCGCCAAGACCCACTACTCCTACACCATGGCGACGCCGATGATCGGCGAGAAGCCGACCTTCCTGATCCGCAAGTGGACCGACGAGGAGCGCGACGATTATGAACAAGACCATCACCATTGA
- a CDS encoding DUF262 domain-containing protein yields MSKFLNTTNRTVIWFKKANDNGDLQMKPPFQRNPVWIHPQKSYLIDSILNGFPIPEIYMQEFVDENGKENHIIIDGQQRIRACLDYAEGKFGLKEEESPSWANMKFDDLSPDDKKKFFGYTFNVRILPEMPDEEIRGIFQRLNKNVVALNAQELRQATYWGPFISTMQEISNYYYWGTSGLFTPLNFRRMMDVEYISELAIAVLHGHQNKKETLDKYYQEYEEEFEFKEDITFTTQVVLNEIEYVLPDIKNTRWKKKTDFYSLFVYLAEKVKSLPLSDESRKNFRNKLDEFATGVSSFLSTDGTTGEFSANVQDYAKSIRASSDLGNRKRRHVALAKELDPIIHLSDEETKKKAIEPSKEDIFSTDDSGQEE; encoded by the coding sequence ATGTCAAAGTTTTTGAATACAACGAATAGGACAGTTATATGGTTCAAAAAGGCTAACGATAATGGTGATCTACAAATGAAACCACCGTTCCAGCGGAACCCTGTTTGGATACATCCACAGAAAAGCTATCTAATTGATAGTATATTGAATGGATTCCCAATCCCAGAAATTTACATGCAGGAATTCGTGGATGAGAATGGAAAAGAGAATCATATCATTATTGATGGACAGCAACGAATCAGAGCATGCCTGGATTATGCTGAAGGGAAATTTGGATTAAAAGAAGAGGAAAGCCCTAGTTGGGCTAACATGAAATTTGACGATCTGTCACCAGATGATAAGAAGAAGTTTTTCGGATATACCTTTAATGTAAGAATATTGCCTGAAATGCCCGACGAAGAAATACGCGGAATCTTTCAACGACTTAATAAGAATGTGGTTGCACTAAATGCTCAAGAGCTTCGTCAAGCTACTTACTGGGGACCTTTTATTTCTACAATGCAAGAAATATCTAACTACTACTATTGGGGTACTTCAGGGTTATTCACTCCTCTAAATTTTAGGAGGATGATGGATGTAGAATATATTTCTGAACTTGCGATAGCTGTGCTACACGGCCATCAAAATAAAAAGGAGACATTGGATAAATATTACCAAGAATATGAAGAGGAGTTTGAATTTAAGGAAGATATAACCTTTACAACACAAGTTGTATTGAATGAAATAGAATATGTGTTGCCAGACATTAAAAATACCAGATGGAAAAAGAAAACCGATTTTTATAGTTTGTTTGTTTACTTAGCAGAGAAAGTAAAAAGTCTGCCACTGTCAGATGAGTCAAGAAAAAATTTCAGAAACAAGCTTGACGAGTTTGCTACTGGGGTCAGCAGTTTTTTAAGCACTGATGGAACTACTGGTGAGTTTTCAGCAAACGTCCAAGACTATGCGAAATCCATTCGTGCATCCTCAGACTTGGGTAACCGAAAACGTCGTCATGTAGCATTAGCAAAAGAGCTTGACCCAATCATACATTTAAGTGACGAAGAGACGAAAAAGAAAGCTATTGAACCCTCCAAAGAGGACATTTTTTCCACCGATGATTCCGGTCAGGAAGAGTAG
- a CDS encoding Ni/Fe hydrogenase subunit alpha, whose protein sequence is MNKTITIDPVTRIEGHARVFIDLDEGGGLAAAGLVVNELRGFEKILTGMDADRMPLVTARICGVCPTAHHLAATNALDNAAGVEPPPAAKLLRELMYMGHLIHSHCLSLFVLQGPDLVLGLDADPAVRNVVGVVRAVPEIAKKALQCRSIGQKINELVGGRGTHPVTSVAGGIAFVLDAERERQLNAWAEEAHGLVLELAPVVKQLLMKMLDAHPAMVEQWVVPAWSVGTVKPDGTIALVDGEIRAVDESGARQGQFPTADYTGYLSESVVDFSYMKQVAFLAGDGRHDYRVGPLARLNVTERYGTPLADREREEFIRTIGRPCHANALQPYARLIELLYCTERAQEILADPQLHGETRLPVKFAGGRGVGHVEAPRGTLIHDYEIDENGIVRAANLIVATQQNYALINAMIAQAASSHVINRPDDQALLNAVEFGIRCYDPCLSCATHALGTMPLEIVVNRPRHSQVIRRNC, encoded by the coding sequence ATGAACAAGACCATCACCATTGATCCGGTCACCCGCATCGAGGGACACGCCCGGGTTTTCATCGATCTCGACGAGGGGGGCGGGCTGGCCGCCGCCGGCTTGGTGGTGAACGAGCTGCGGGGCTTCGAAAAGATCCTGACCGGCATGGATGCGGACCGGATGCCGCTGGTGACGGCCCGCATCTGCGGTGTCTGCCCGACGGCCCACCACCTGGCCGCCACCAACGCCCTCGACAACGCCGCCGGGGTCGAGCCGCCGCCGGCGGCGAAGCTCCTCCGGGAGCTGATGTACATGGGGCACCTGATTCACTCCCACTGCCTCTCACTCTTTGTCCTCCAGGGGCCGGACCTGGTCCTGGGGCTCGATGCCGACCCGGCCGTCCGCAATGTGGTCGGCGTGGTGCGGGCGGTCCCCGAGATCGCCAAAAAGGCCCTGCAGTGCCGCTCCATCGGCCAGAAGATTAACGAGCTGGTGGGGGGGCGCGGCACCCACCCGGTCACCTCGGTGGCCGGCGGTATCGCCTTCGTCCTCGACGCCGAACGGGAGCGCCAGCTCAACGCCTGGGCGGAGGAGGCCCACGGCCTGGTGCTGGAACTGGCGCCGGTGGTCAAACAGCTGCTCATGAAGATGCTCGACGCCCACCCGGCGATGGTCGAGCAGTGGGTCGTCCCCGCCTGGAGCGTCGGCACCGTCAAGCCGGACGGCACCATCGCCCTGGTCGATGGCGAAATCCGCGCCGTCGACGAGAGCGGCGCCCGACAGGGGCAGTTTCCGACCGCCGACTACACCGGCTACCTCTCCGAATCGGTGGTGGACTTTTCCTACATGAAGCAGGTCGCCTTCCTGGCCGGCGACGGCCGCCACGATTACCGGGTCGGCCCGCTGGCCCGCCTCAACGTCACCGAGCGCTACGGCACCCCGCTGGCGGACCGGGAGCGGGAGGAGTTTATCCGGACCATCGGCCGCCCCTGCCACGCCAACGCCCTGCAGCCCTATGCCCGGCTGATCGAGCTCCTGTACTGCACCGAGCGGGCGCAGGAGATCCTCGCCGATCCGCAGCTCCACGGCGAGACCCGCCTGCCGGTGAAATTCGCCGGCGGCCGGGGCGTCGGGCACGTCGAGGCCCCCCGGGGGACGCTGATCCACGACTACGAGATCGACGAGAACGGCATTGTCCGGGCGGCGAACCTGATCGTCGCCACCCAGCAGAACTATGCCCTGATCAACGCGATGATCGCCCAGGCCGCCTCTTCCCACGTCATCAACCGCCCCGACGACCAGGCGCTGCTCAATGCCGTGGAGTTCGGCATCCGCTGCTACGATCCCTGCCTTTCCTGCGCCACCCACGCCCTGGGGACGATGCCGCTGGAAATCGTCGTCAACCGTCCCCGCCACTCCCAGGTGATCAGGAGGAACTGCTGA
- a CDS encoding hemerythrin domain-containing protein — protein sequence MTGNITDRLIDEHRLILRMLTVLEKRALRVADGAAPDAEFFLAAVDFIRNYADRFHHAKEEDILFAALVANGMPREHSPVAAMLLEHEEGRAHVRALEAAALAVQAGESGRAREIAEHAIAYLELLREHIDKEDHILYPLAERLIPVGQHEAVLAGYAAAAKRAPAGFEEHYRQLVARYEAAALRPAA from the coding sequence ATGACCGGCAACATCACCGACCGACTGATCGACGAGCACCGGCTGATCCTGCGGATGCTCACCGTCCTGGAGAAACGGGCGCTGCGGGTCGCCGACGGCGCCGCCCCGGACGCCGAATTTTTCCTCGCCGCGGTCGACTTCATCCGCAACTACGCCGACCGCTTCCATCACGCCAAGGAAGAAGACATCCTCTTCGCCGCCCTGGTGGCCAATGGCATGCCCCGCGAGCACAGCCCGGTGGCGGCGATGCTGCTGGAGCACGAAGAGGGGCGAGCCCACGTCCGGGCGCTGGAAGCGGCCGCCCTGGCGGTGCAGGCCGGGGAAAGCGGCCGCGCCCGCGAAATCGCCGAGCACGCCATCGCTTACCTCGAACTGCTCCGGGAGCATATCGACAAAGAGGATCACATCCTCTACCCGCTCGCCGAGCGGCTCATCCCTGTCGGGCAGCACGAGGCGGTCCTCGCCGGCTACGCGGCGGCGGCAAAGCGGGCCCCAGCCGGGTTCGAGGAACACTACCGGCAGCTGGTAGCCCGCTACGAAGCGGCAGCACTCCGCCCGGCGGCATAA